One window of the Salminus brasiliensis chromosome 1, fSalBra1.hap2, whole genome shotgun sequence genome contains the following:
- the LOC140564790 gene encoding lipocalin-like, which yields MATTMLGMLGVFLCVLAVRANVMPLAHFDVQKVEGKWYLVGFATNANWFVSHKADMKMGTAILTPQPNGDLQMDYSSLKSDGSCWKMNHLATKSDTPGQFVYRSQRWENDNDMRVVDVKYDEYALIHTIKTKAGSSYVLNKLYSRTQDPSQEVLKKFTTLSLEQEILPENIVILPKAEECS from the exons ATGGCAACCACCATGCTGggaatgctgggagttttcctgtGTGTCCTGGCCGTGAGGGCCAACGTGATGCCCCTGGCCCACTTCGACGTGCAGAAG GTGGAAGGGAAGTGGTACCTGGTCGGCTTCGCCACCAACGCTAACTGGTTTGTGAGCCATAAGGCGGACATGAAGATGGGGACGGCCATACTGACGCCACAGCCCAACGGTGACCTGCAGATGGACTACAGCAGCCTGAA gtcTGATGGCAGCTGCTGGAAGATGAACCATCTGGCTACGAAGTCGGACACTCCAGGGCAGTTTGTTTACCGTAGCCAGC GCTGGGAGAATGATAATGACATGCGTGTGGTGGATGTGAAGTACGATGAGTACGCTCTCATTCACACCATCAAGACCAAGGCTGGATCTTCCTACGTCCTCAACAAGCTGTACA gtcgCACACAGGACCCAAGTCAGGAAGTGCTGAAGAAGTTCACTACATTGTCTCTGGAGCAGGAAATTCTGCCAGAAAACATTGTCATCCTGCCCAAAGCAg AGGAGTGCTCCTAA